From a region of the Citricoccus muralis genome:
- a CDS encoding amidohydrolase family protein: MSANAENAGDTGNTVRYECRVDVEAVTAIDMHVHLEVDGHGHVSMPEDIMEASSKYFKAEERTPSIDRIGEIYREQKMAAVVFTVDASTQMDHAPNSIDDLVAGCARNNDVLIPFGSVDPRKGPAALVEARRQADVLGVRGFKFHPSVQGFDPSDEQFRPLWAELEQIGLPCIFHTGQNGMGAGLPGGRGIKLKYSNPLLLDEVAADHPNLPIIMAHPSVPWQDEANSIATHKANVYIDLSGWSPKYFPESLVRQSNNVLSRKVLFGTDFPLITAEKWMKAFADLPLKDEVRPLILKENAVRLLGLGSTSGSTPGARDA, encoded by the coding sequence ATGAGCGCCAACGCCGAGAACGCCGGTGACACCGGGAACACCGTTCGCTATGAGTGCCGGGTGGACGTCGAGGCGGTGACCGCCATCGACATGCACGTGCACCTGGAGGTGGATGGCCATGGCCACGTGTCCATGCCGGAGGACATCATGGAGGCCTCCTCGAAGTACTTCAAGGCCGAGGAGCGCACCCCGTCGATCGACCGGATCGGTGAGATCTACCGCGAGCAGAAGATGGCCGCGGTGGTCTTCACCGTGGATGCCAGCACCCAGATGGACCACGCTCCGAACTCCATCGACGATCTGGTGGCCGGCTGCGCACGGAACAATGACGTGCTGATCCCGTTCGGCTCCGTGGATCCCCGCAAGGGGCCGGCTGCGCTGGTCGAGGCCCGTCGCCAGGCTGACGTGCTGGGGGTGCGCGGCTTCAAGTTCCACCCCTCCGTCCAGGGCTTCGACCCCTCGGACGAGCAGTTCCGCCCCCTGTGGGCCGAGCTGGAGCAGATCGGGCTGCCGTGCATCTTCCACACCGGTCAGAACGGGATGGGCGCCGGGTTGCCGGGAGGCCGCGGCATCAAGCTCAAGTACTCGAACCCGTTGCTGCTGGACGAGGTGGCGGCGGACCACCCGAACCTGCCGATCATCATGGCCCACCCCTCGGTGCCGTGGCAGGACGAAGCCAACTCGATCGCCACCCACAAGGCGAACGTGTACATCGACCTCTCCGGCTGGTCGCCGAAGTACTTCCCGGAGTCGCTCGTGCGCCAGTCCAACAACGTGCTCTCCCGCAAGGTCCTCTTCGGCACCGATTTCCCGCTCATCACGGCGGAGAAGTGGATGAAGGCCTTCGCGGATCTGCCCCTGAAGGACGAGGTCCGGCCGCTGATCCTCAAGGAGAACGCCGTTCGGCTGCTCGGCCTGGGCTCCACCTCAGGCTCCACCCCGGGTGCCCGGGATGCGTGA
- a CDS encoding acyl-CoA dehydrogenase family protein, which yields MREPVTGAVTPSDLYGFAERLTEAERSVLSELVTVLDEQVKPHLNEHWDAATFPDEIRQPLRDLKLMDPPALKAAGEPIRDILTGFRNFELARTDLNVCTYFNAQAGLFRTAVRLGGSAEQVAELDPKIVDYSLTGVFALTEPDHGSDVAGGLATSARRQQDGSWLINGAKRWIGGAFESDVMATFARDEADGEVKCFLVPREAEGVKLELIRNKASLRIMQNAHITYTDVRVEEVDRLQGINSFKDVSRCLRSMRSDVAWMATGAQAGAFEAALRYVRSREQFGRPIAGFQLVQEKLATMLGNLTASLGMVVQLTEQQAAGTYRDENSALAKMFTALRLRETVALAREVCGGNGITLDTDVARFHADAEAVYSYEGTHEINALIVGRAVTGVGAFV from the coding sequence ATGCGTGAACCCGTGACGGGGGCCGTGACCCCCTCTGACCTGTACGGCTTCGCCGAGCGCCTCACCGAGGCGGAGCGGTCCGTATTGTCAGAGTTGGTCACCGTCCTCGACGAGCAGGTCAAGCCGCACCTCAACGAGCACTGGGATGCGGCGACGTTCCCGGACGAGATCCGCCAGCCGTTGCGTGACCTGAAGCTGATGGACCCGCCTGCGCTGAAGGCCGCCGGCGAGCCCATCCGGGACATCCTCACGGGCTTCCGCAACTTCGAGCTCGCGCGCACAGACCTGAACGTCTGCACCTACTTCAACGCGCAGGCCGGGCTGTTCCGCACCGCGGTGCGCCTGGGCGGCTCTGCGGAGCAGGTGGCGGAGCTGGACCCGAAGATCGTGGACTACTCCCTGACCGGTGTCTTCGCCCTCACTGAGCCGGACCACGGTTCGGATGTGGCCGGCGGGCTGGCCACGTCGGCGCGGCGCCAGCAGGACGGGTCCTGGCTGATCAACGGCGCCAAGCGCTGGATCGGCGGGGCCTTCGAGTCCGACGTGATGGCCACCTTCGCCCGGGACGAGGCGGACGGTGAGGTCAAGTGCTTCCTCGTCCCGCGTGAGGCCGAGGGCGTGAAGCTGGAGCTGATCCGGAACAAGGCCAGCCTGCGCATCATGCAGAACGCGCACATCACCTACACGGATGTGCGGGTGGAGGAGGTGGACCGGCTCCAGGGAATCAACTCCTTCAAGGACGTCAGCCGATGCCTGCGCAGCATGCGTTCGGATGTCGCCTGGATGGCCACCGGTGCCCAGGCCGGCGCCTTCGAGGCCGCCCTGCGCTATGTCCGCTCGCGGGAGCAGTTCGGCCGGCCGATCGCCGGATTCCAGTTGGTCCAGGAGAAGTTGGCGACGATGCTCGGCAATCTCACCGCCTCGCTGGGCATGGTGGTGCAGTTGACCGAACAGCAGGCCGCCGGCACCTACAGGGACGAGAACTCGGCACTGGCCAAGATGTTCACCGCCCTGCGGCTGCGGGAGACCGTGGCGCTGGCCCGCGAGGTCTGCGGCGGCAACGGCATCACCCTGGACACCGACGTCGCCCGTTTCCACGCGGATGCGGAGGCCGTCTATTCCTACGAGGGCACCCATGAGATCAATGCCCTGATCGTCGGGCGCGCCGTCACCGGCGTCGGCGCCTTCGTCTAG
- a CDS encoding MarR family winged helix-turn-helix transcriptional regulator, with the protein MSTSTDKASHGSAATASAAAATSAPTASTPVTASGAGDTTGEVTDGIERFLCSDVAEQIHFLTSRARGRGISHANHQLEGLDLKVRQFSVLSLAASGQNPSQREMGEFLALDPSQIVALVDNLEQRGAVLRETDPRDRRSKIIVATDAGRDLHARALQILEDSEDYTLSTLSPRERKQLRSLLLKIAF; encoded by the coding sequence ATGTCTACTTCCACTGACAAGGCTTCCCACGGCTCTGCCGCTACGGCTAGCGCCGCCGCCGCAACCTCCGCCCCCACTGCATCCACGCCCGTGACTGCCAGTGGAGCCGGCGATACCACTGGCGAGGTGACGGACGGGATAGAGCGCTTCCTGTGCTCCGACGTGGCTGAGCAGATCCACTTCCTGACCTCACGCGCCCGTGGCCGCGGCATCAGCCACGCCAATCACCAACTGGAGGGGCTGGACCTGAAGGTCCGCCAGTTCTCCGTGCTGTCCCTGGCCGCAAGCGGGCAGAACCCGTCCCAGCGTGAGATGGGCGAGTTCCTGGCCCTGGACCCCAGCCAGATCGTCGCCCTCGTGGACAACCTGGAGCAGCGCGGCGCCGTCCTGCGGGAGACCGACCCTCGGGACCGGCGCTCCAAGATCATCGTCGCCACGGATGCCGGCCGGGATCTCCATGCCCGGGCCCTGCAGATTTTGGAGGACTCGGAGGACTACACCCTCTCCACCCTGTCCCCGCGTGAGCGCAAGCAGTTGCGCTCCCTGTTGCTCAAGATCGCCTTCTAG
- a CDS encoding SDR family NAD(P)-dependent oxidoreductase: MSLNGKVAIVTGSGAGLGLAYAQELARQGASVIINDVNQEIADSAVASITEAGGKAAAVVAPVGSSETADLLVKTAVDTFGGLDILVTNAGILRDKSLLKMTDEDFDLVINVHVKGTFTCVRSAYAYFKENGVAGRIVTIGSPTGQRGNFGQTNYAAAKAGIVGMVRTWAMEMKKAGVSVNAVIPVAATAMTKTIPFFKAAVEADERGEAMPEFFRKELGFGPAQDVAGVIAFLSSEEAAGITGQAIGVGGDRLQVWSHPESVATEFHDGGWDYATMLAEGKALLEANLQSVGEKMPELPAELQPETAK; encoded by the coding sequence ATGTCCCTGAACGGCAAGGTAGCCATCGTCACCGGATCCGGAGCAGGCCTCGGCCTCGCCTACGCGCAGGAACTGGCTCGCCAGGGCGCGTCGGTCATCATCAATGATGTGAACCAGGAGATCGCCGACTCCGCCGTCGCCTCGATCACCGAGGCCGGAGGCAAGGCTGCGGCTGTGGTGGCTCCGGTCGGCTCCTCCGAGACCGCCGACCTGCTGGTCAAGACCGCGGTGGACACCTTCGGTGGCCTGGACATCCTGGTCACCAACGCCGGCATCCTGCGGGACAAGTCCCTGCTGAAGATGACCGACGAGGACTTCGACCTGGTCATCAACGTGCACGTCAAGGGCACCTTCACGTGCGTCCGCTCAGCCTACGCCTACTTCAAGGAGAACGGCGTCGCCGGCCGCATCGTCACCATCGGCTCCCCGACCGGCCAGCGCGGCAACTTCGGCCAGACCAACTACGCCGCCGCCAAGGCCGGGATCGTGGGCATGGTCCGCACCTGGGCGATGGAGATGAAGAAGGCCGGCGTCTCCGTCAACGCCGTCATCCCCGTGGCCGCCACCGCCATGACCAAGACCATCCCGTTCTTCAAGGCGGCCGTCGAGGCGGACGAGCGCGGCGAGGCCATGCCGGAGTTCTTCCGCAAGGAACTCGGCTTCGGGCCGGCCCAGGACGTGGCCGGCGTCATCGCCTTCCTGTCCTCGGAGGAGGCGGCCGGCATCACCGGCCAGGCCATCGGCGTCGGCGGTGACCGCCTGCAGGTCTGGTCCCACCCGGAGTCCGTGGCCACCGAATTCCACGATGGCGGCTGGGACTACGCGACCATGCTCGCCGAGGGCAAGGCGCTCCTCGAGGCCAACCTGCAGTCTGTTGGTGAGAAGATGCCGGAGCTGCCCGCCGAGCTGCAGCCCGAGACCGCGAAGTGA